One Hordeum vulgare subsp. vulgare chromosome 4H, MorexV3_pseudomolecules_assembly, whole genome shotgun sequence DNA window includes the following coding sequences:
- the LOC123448101 gene encoding 40S ribosomal protein S16-like has product MPETLTPRRYINDLSSSSSRLRAAAQNPDPRRRAAEHTATKHTAALTATKQTAATTMAAVLTRPTPGTVQCFGRKKTAVAVAYCKPGRGLIKVNGAPIELIRPEMLRLKAFEPILLAGRSRFKDIDMRIRVRGGGKTSQIYSIRQAIAKSLVAYYQKYVDEAAKKEVKEIFGRYDRTLLVADPRRCEPKKFGGRGARARFQKSYR; this is encoded by the coding sequence ATGCCCGAAACCCTAACGCCTCGACGCTATATAAACGATCTCTCGTCGTCTTCGTCGCGTCTCCGCGCCGCCGCCCAAAACCCCGAcccgcgccgccgcgccgccgagcACACAGCAACCAAGCACACCGCCGCGCTCACAGCAACCAAGCAGACGGCCGCAACCACCATGGCAGCCGTTCTCACTCGCCCGACGCCTGGCACCGTCCAGTGCTTCGGCCGGAAGAAGACCGCTGTCGCCGTGGCCTACTGCAAGCCCGGTCGCGGCCTCATCAAGGTCAACGGCGCGCCCATCGAGCTCATCCGCCCCGAGATGCTCCGCCTCAAGGCCTTCGAGCCTATCCTGCTCGCCGGGAGGTCGCGCTTCAAGGACATCGACATGCGCATCCGCGTCCGCGGCGGCGGGAAGACGAGCCAGATCTACTCCATCCGTCAGGCCATCGCCAAGTCGCTCGTCGCCTACTACCAGAAGTACGTCGATGAGGCCGCcaagaaggaggtgaaggagaTCTTCGGCCGCTACGACCGGACGCTTCTCGTCGCCGACCCCCGCCGCTGCGAGCCCAAGAAGTTCGGCGGTCGTGGCGCCCGTGCTCGTTTCCAGAAGTCTTACCGTTGA